From Astyanax mexicanus isolate ESR-SI-001 chromosome 13, AstMex3_surface, whole genome shotgun sequence, the proteins below share one genomic window:
- the slc2a12 gene encoding solute carrier family 2, facilitated glucose transporter member 12, producing MAAPAETDRMTSELQTRTALQKQDEQTQQPEKSSPAPSGQGAMLVVCAVSVASLSGLMLGYELGLISGALLQLREVLALSCPQQEQAVGALLLGAFLLSVVGGSIVDRYGRRFSIIFTAVLCACGTLLSVCVTSFWALLVGRTFVGMAVALSGTASCLYVAEVAPAAWRGRCVCVYELMVVLGVLLGFGLSWAFAGVEGGWRFTLSAVLVPAFLQICVMPLLPQSPRFLITQRREKEAWATLARLRGATNADIVEEELRTIRVALGAENQQGFLDLFRSRDNMRRRLCVGLALVFLQQATGQPNLLAYASTVLRSVGFHSNEAATLASTGLGLVKVGGTIPAILLVDRVGPKAFLCLGAVVMTLSTATLGAVTLHSQTHVSSLCQSPVQLNNTSMVKGFESDFHTDLPQGLYHHAHLQSKLNNSHSRTSPVPSIPFNNTQVHQGFNSTKDRSVVVRNFEIPAEHVGTVGAEIALESMSVGEVSPSLKWISLVSLLVYVAGFSFGLGPMVYVVLSEIFPTGIRGKAVSVVSAFNWAMNLLISMTFLSLTERIGLPSVIFSYAAMSFLLLMFVMVFVPETKGRSLEQISKELAMKNHLDGTFFCHPWRKKPKSDPTQEEKSLSAV from the exons ATGGCTGCTCCAGCAGAAACCGACAGGATGACCTCTGAGCTCCAGACCAGGACAGCACTGCAGAAGCAGGATGAGCAGACGCAGCAGCCTGAGAAAAGCTCACCTGCTCCCTCAG gTCAGGGTGCGATGCTGGTGGTGTGTGCCGTGTCCGTGGCGTCCCTCAGCGGTCTGATGCTGGGATATGAGCTGGGTCTGATCTCTggagctctgctgcagctcagggAGGTTCTGGCTCTGTCGTGCCCGCAGCAGGAGCAGGCCGTGGGGGCTCTTCTGCTGGGAGCGTTCCTCCTGTCGGTGGTCGGCGGCTCTATCGTGGATCGTTACGGCCGCCGCTTCTCAATCATCTTTACAGCGGTGCTGTGCGCCTGTGGAACGCTGCTGAGCGTGTGCGTGACGTCCTTCTGGGCGCTGCTGGTCGGCCGGACGTTCGTCGGGATGGCCGTTGCTCTCTCGGGCACAGCCTCTTGCCTTTATGTAGCGGAGGTGGCACCTGCAGCCTGGCGTGGGAGGTGCGTGTGCGTATATGAACTGATGGTGGTCCTGGGAGTGCTGCTGGGGTTCGGGCTGAGCTGGGCGTTTGCAGGCGTAGAGGGTGGCTGGAGGTTCACCTTGAGTGCGGTGTTGGTACCTGCATTTCTTCAGATCTGTGTAATGCCGCTGCTTCCCCAGAGCCCTCGATTTCTGATCacccagaggagagagaaagaagcctGGGCCACATTGGCTCGCCTTCGAGGAGCTACCAATGCTGACATTGTTGAGGAAGAACTGCGGACTATCAGGGTCGCTCTGGGGGCTGAAAATCAGCAGGGATTTCTAGACCTCTTCCGCTCACGTGACAACATGCGCAGGAGGCTATGCGTGGGTTTGGCTTTGGTGTTTCTTCAGCAGGCAACAGGACAGCCCAACTTGCTAGCCTACGCCTCTACAGTGCTTCGCAGCGTGGGCTTCCATTCCAACGAGGCGGCAACCCTGGCCTCTACTGGGTTGGGTTTGGTTAAAGTTGGCGGGACCATTCCTGCGATACTATTGGTGGACAGAGTTGGGCCTAAAGCCTTCCTGTGCCTGGGAGCCGTGGTAATGACGCTGTCTACGGCAACGCTAGGTGCCGTCACCTTGCACAGCCAAACCCACGTCTCCAGCTTGTGCCAAAGCCCAGTCCAACTCAACAATACCTCAATGGTCAAAGGGTTCGAGAGTGACTTTCACACAGACCTGCCTCAGGGCTTGTATCATCATGCACACCTTCAGTCCAAACTGAATAACTCACACAGTAGAACAAGCCCCGTCCCTTCAATTCCCTTCAACAACACTCAGGTACACCAGGGATTCAACTCTACAAAGGACCGTAGTGTAGTAGTGAGGAACTTTGAGATACCAGCAGAGCATGTTGGGACTGTAGGAGCTGAAATTGCACTAGAATCCATGTCAGTGGGTGAGGTTTCCCCCTCGCTGAAGTGGATCTCCCTGGTCAGTCTTCTAGTCTACGTGGCTGGATTCTCCTTCGGCCTGGGACCAA TGGTCTATGTAGTTCTGAGTGAGATTTTTCCCACTGGGATCAGAGGAAAAGCTGTTTCTGTGGTTTCTGCCTTTAACTGGGCCATGAATCTGCTCATATCCATGACCTTCCTCTCACTAACAG AGAGGATTGGGCTGCCCAGTGTGATCTTCTCATACGCTGCTATGAGCTTCCTGCTGCTGATGTTCGTGATGGTGTTTGTGCCAGAAACAAAGGGACGATCGCTGGAGCAGATCTCCAAAGAGCTCGCCATGAa GAACCACTTAGACGGCACATTTTTTTGCCACCCGTGGCGAAAGAAGCCCAAATCTGACCCAACCCAGGAGGAGAAGTCCCTATCAGCGGTCTGA